A genomic window from Streptomyces mirabilis includes:
- a CDS encoding SAV2148 family HEPN domain-containing protein — translation MGSGGLELPPGDEGHEGNSTDVPPGAVSLARPMEMGSIGPELDWGADAWREVRTRAQRAGRAYIWLNLVEQRLRAVVAAVLRPIYEPVHGDDWVVAAAGPAGQEWVQRAVAVREVSRRKGYLLDPADDNVLSFLTLPQLRELMVQHWPCFEPYFDERRDVELALDELEVTRNVVSRNRALSEAVLGQAERAAAKLLEILGAGSDVPSARRLPVDAVEDLVGDRYADVVGVHSDRVRLLRQFPAEDLFGGARRLDAIGIGLNLLVQNFSGRRLVRLAETGCRVRLLFLNPASSAVKRRERELGLKRGELSRAVEMNILHMRRVRARLRDPGAFEIQVYDETPRFTAYLVDGDGSDGIAIVQSYLRRARGMEAPVLVLRGGGRVVKPDEIGEEGLFPTYREEFEVAWADSRPVS, via the coding sequence GTGGGCTCGGGAGGGCTGGAGTTGCCTCCTGGTGACGAGGGTCACGAGGGGAACTCCACAGATGTCCCACCCGGCGCGGTGTCCCTGGCGCGGCCGATGGAGATGGGATCCATTGGACCGGAACTGGACTGGGGCGCCGACGCCTGGCGTGAGGTGCGTACGCGCGCCCAGCGAGCCGGCCGTGCCTACATCTGGCTGAACCTGGTCGAACAGCGGCTGCGCGCGGTCGTGGCCGCTGTTCTGCGTCCCATCTACGAACCCGTCCACGGCGACGACTGGGTGGTCGCCGCCGCCGGACCCGCGGGGCAGGAGTGGGTGCAGCGCGCGGTCGCCGTACGCGAAGTCAGCCGCCGCAAGGGCTACCTGCTCGACCCGGCCGACGACAACGTGCTCAGCTTCCTCACCCTGCCGCAGCTGCGCGAGCTGATGGTGCAGCACTGGCCGTGCTTCGAGCCCTACTTCGACGAGCGCCGGGACGTCGAACTCGCGCTGGACGAACTGGAAGTCACCCGGAACGTGGTCTCCCGCAACCGGGCTCTGTCCGAGGCGGTCCTGGGCCAGGCCGAGCGTGCCGCGGCCAAGCTCCTGGAGATCCTCGGCGCCGGCAGCGACGTGCCCTCCGCGCGCCGGCTGCCCGTCGACGCCGTCGAGGACCTGGTCGGCGACCGGTACGCGGACGTGGTCGGCGTGCACTCCGACCGGGTGCGGCTGCTGCGCCAGTTCCCCGCCGAGGACCTCTTCGGCGGCGCCCGCCGCCTCGACGCCATCGGCATCGGCCTGAACCTGCTGGTGCAGAACTTCTCCGGGCGGCGGCTCGTACGCCTCGCCGAGACGGGCTGCCGGGTGCGGCTGCTCTTCCTGAACCCCGCATCCAGCGCGGTCAAGCGGCGCGAGCGCGAACTCGGTCTCAAGAGGGGCGAGTTGAGCCGAGCCGTGGAGATGAACATCCTGCACATGCGGCGGGTACGGGCCCGGCTGCGCGACCCCGGCGCGTTCGAGATCCAGGTGTACGACGAGACGCCACGCTTCACGGCGTACCTCGTCGACGGGGACGGCTCCGACGGCATCGCGATCGTGCAGTCGTATCTGCGTCGCGCCCGCGGTATGGAGGCGCCGGTGCTGGTCCTGCGCGGCGGCGGCCGGGTGGTCAAACCGGACGAGATAGGGGAAGAGGGACTCTTCCCGACATACCGCGAGGAGTTCGAGGTGGCCTGGGCGGATTCGCGCCCGGTGTCCTGA
- a CDS encoding aminoglycoside phosphotransferase family protein: protein MDEARARDVLAAAEVLPGPARDATLLALGENAVFAAGDLVVKVGRDAELLERARRELDIAAWLAEAGVPAVRAAESEALLVDGHPVTMWHRLADPVRPAEPRDLAELLRVVHALPSPSFPLPPRELLGGVERWLRLAGEAIDPADAAYLRARRDGFADAAAALTPHLAPGPIHGDALPRNVHVGPDGPVLVDLETFSADLREHDLVVMALSRDRYGLAAEAYDSFTEVYGWDVRAWEGCSVLRGARETASCAWVAQHAPGNPKALAEFERRVASLRDGDETVRWYPF from the coding sequence ATGGACGAGGCACGGGCGCGGGACGTACTGGCCGCGGCCGAGGTGCTGCCCGGGCCGGCGCGGGACGCGACGCTCCTCGCCCTGGGTGAGAACGCGGTGTTCGCCGCCGGTGACCTGGTGGTCAAGGTGGGACGCGATGCCGAACTCCTCGAGCGCGCCCGGCGGGAACTGGACATCGCCGCGTGGCTCGCCGAGGCAGGCGTTCCCGCGGTGCGGGCGGCGGAGTCCGAGGCTCTGCTGGTGGACGGCCACCCGGTGACGATGTGGCACCGGCTGGCCGATCCCGTACGCCCCGCCGAGCCGCGGGATTTGGCCGAACTGCTACGGGTGGTGCACGCACTGCCCTCCCCCTCCTTCCCCCTGCCGCCCCGCGAGCTGCTGGGCGGGGTGGAGCGCTGGCTGCGGCTCGCGGGCGAGGCGATCGACCCCGCGGACGCGGCATATCTGCGGGCGCGGCGCGACGGCTTCGCGGACGCCGCGGCCGCGCTCACCCCGCATCTCGCGCCGGGCCCGATCCATGGCGACGCGCTGCCCCGCAATGTGCACGTGGGTCCCGACGGCCCGGTCCTGGTCGACCTGGAGACCTTCTCCGCCGATCTGCGCGAGCACGACCTGGTGGTCATGGCCCTCTCCCGCGACCGCTACGGGCTGGCCGCCGAGGCGTACGACTCCTTCACCGAGGTCTACGGCTGGGATGTGCGCGCATGGGAGGGCTGCTCGGTGCTCCGGGGCGCCCGCGAGACCGCCAGTTGCGCCTGGGTGGCCCAGCACGCGCCGGGCAACCCGAAGGCCCTGGCCGAGTTCGAACGACGGGTGGCGTCGCTGCGGGACGGGGACGAGACCGTGCGCTGGTACCCCTTCTGA
- a CDS encoding 3'-5' exonuclease — MGWHRELLIGFDLETTGTDPREARIVTGAVIEVKDGEPIGRREWLADPGVEIPADAVAVHGISNERAAAEGRPADQVADAIAGVLTGYWKSGVPVVAYNAAFDLTLLSAELRRYGLPSLRERLGGTDPAPVVDPYTIDRSVERYRRGKRNLEAVCTEYGVSLDAAHDASADALAAARLARAIADRHPKVAALGPAELHRRQIEWYAEWAADFQSFLRRKGETDAVVDGTWPMRDLADQKV; from the coding sequence ATGGGCTGGCACCGGGAGCTGCTGATCGGCTTCGACCTGGAGACGACCGGGACCGATCCGCGCGAGGCGCGCATCGTCACGGGTGCCGTGATCGAGGTCAAGGACGGAGAGCCGATAGGGCGTCGTGAGTGGCTGGCCGATCCGGGCGTGGAGATTCCGGCGGATGCGGTGGCGGTGCACGGGATCTCGAACGAGCGGGCGGCAGCGGAGGGCAGGCCCGCCGACCAGGTCGCCGACGCGATCGCCGGCGTCCTCACCGGGTACTGGAAGAGCGGCGTCCCGGTCGTGGCGTACAACGCGGCCTTCGACCTGACCCTGCTCTCCGCCGAACTGCGCAGGTACGGGCTGCCGTCGTTGCGCGAGCGGCTCGGCGGGACCGACCCCGCGCCGGTCGTCGACCCGTACACGATCGACCGCTCCGTCGAGCGCTACCGCCGAGGCAAGCGCAACCTCGAAGCGGTCTGCACGGAGTACGGCGTGTCGCTGGACGCCGCCCACGACGCCTCGGCCGACGCCCTCGCCGCGGCCCGGCTCGCCCGTGCGATAGCCGACCGCCACCCGAAGGTCGCGGCCCTCGGCCCGGCGGAGCTGCACCGCCGCCAGATCGAGTGGTACGCCGAGTGGGCGGCCGACTTCCAGAGCTTCCTGCGCCGCAAGGGGGAGACGGACGCGGTGGTCGACGGGACATGGCCGATGCGGGACCTGGCGGACCAGAAGGTCTGA